One Mangrovimonas cancribranchiae DNA segment encodes these proteins:
- the ftsZ gene encoding cell division protein FtsZ — MSSNNEFENNISFDLPKNQSNVIKVIGVGGGGSNAINHMFQLGIRGVDFVICNTDAQALQNSGVPNKIQLGVNLTEGLGAGANPDIGEQAAVESIEDIQHMLDTNTKMVFITAGMGGGTGTGAAPVIAKMAKDLDVLTVGIVTMPFQFEGKTRNKQAQQGVEKLREVVDSLVVINNNKLREVYGNLGFKAGFSKADEVLSTAARGIAEVITHHYTQNIDLRDAKTVLSNSGTAIMGSAAASGQNRAQEAIRKALDSPLLNDNKITGAKNVLLLIVSGAQEITIDEIGEINDHIQEEAGHGANIIMGVGEDDALEESVAVTIIATGFDVDQQDEISNTEVKKVIHALEDDKPLEQDLTKREKNPAIITPNIELEKKEEPIVKHTLDLDELNDNETPLNEKPTSEFVETTDNIKNIPVNYEQVTVNETADEEFNITSVTPEEPINEETSEEEQQFTLTFDMPISNESKETPKATDEDFVVHELDENIKKLPVKDHVELIPITETNDEGEKRYVLDDYMEYESTLNNTQKTEKKPSETVRKVEEESEDIVFEKKVVTPETNETLENDVDPINAPISDLLKERAAERRRKMKDFNYKFNNSKIDDIEKVPAYKRQGVNLDEAKHSSESTSISKTSISSDDNDDIQLRSNNSFLHDNVD; from the coding sequence ATGAGTAGCAACAACGAATTCGAGAACAACATTTCATTTGATTTACCCAAAAACCAATCCAATGTCATTAAAGTGATTGGTGTAGGTGGTGGTGGAAGCAACGCCATTAATCATATGTTTCAATTAGGAATTAGAGGTGTCGATTTTGTCATCTGTAATACCGATGCCCAAGCCCTACAAAATAGCGGCGTGCCTAATAAAATACAATTAGGTGTTAACTTAACCGAAGGATTAGGTGCTGGCGCAAACCCAGATATTGGCGAGCAAGCCGCCGTAGAGAGTATAGAAGACATTCAGCATATGCTAGATACCAATACAAAAATGGTATTTATTACAGCTGGTATGGGCGGTGGTACAGGTACTGGAGCAGCACCAGTGATTGCTAAAATGGCTAAAGATTTAGACGTTTTAACAGTAGGTATTGTAACCATGCCATTCCAATTCGAAGGAAAAACCAGAAATAAACAAGCCCAACAAGGTGTAGAAAAACTTCGTGAAGTGGTAGACTCTTTAGTGGTTATAAACAACAATAAACTTCGTGAGGTATATGGTAATTTAGGGTTTAAAGCAGGTTTTTCAAAAGCCGATGAAGTGTTATCTACTGCTGCTCGAGGAATTGCCGAAGTTATTACGCATCACTATACGCAAAATATTGACTTGCGCGATGCTAAAACCGTATTAAGTAATAGCGGTACAGCTATTATGGGGTCCGCTGCTGCGTCAGGTCAAAATAGAGCGCAAGAAGCCATTAGAAAAGCGTTAGATTCGCCGTTACTTAACGATAATAAAATTACTGGAGCCAAGAATGTATTGTTGCTTATCGTTTCTGGTGCACAAGAAATCACTATTGATGAAATAGGTGAAATTAACGACCATATTCAAGAAGAAGCCGGCCATGGCGCCAATATTATTATGGGAGTTGGTGAAGATGATGCTTTAGAAGAATCTGTAGCTGTAACCATTATCGCTACTGGGTTTGATGTCGATCAGCAAGACGAAATCTCTAATACCGAGGTTAAAAAAGTCATTCATGCTTTAGAAGATGATAAACCCTTAGAACAGGATTTAACCAAGCGCGAAAAAAATCCAGCTATAATTACACCCAATATCGAGCTGGAAAAAAAGGAAGAACCAATAGTTAAGCACACCTTAGATTTAGACGAACTTAACGATAACGAAACGCCTTTAAATGAAAAGCCAACTTCAGAATTTGTTGAAACTACAGATAATATAAAAAACATTCCTGTAAATTATGAACAAGTTACGGTAAATGAAACTGCAGATGAAGAGTTTAATATCACATCGGTAACACCTGAAGAACCTATAAATGAAGAGACTTCAGAAGAAGAACAGCAATTTACATTAACTTTCGATATGCCAATAAGTAACGAAAGTAAAGAAACGCCAAAAGCTACGGATGAAGATTTTGTGGTTCATGAATTAGACGAGAATATTAAAAAACTACCTGTAAAAGATCATGTGGAACTCATCCCTATTACTGAGACTAATGATGAAGGTGAGAAAAGATATGTTCTAGATGATTACATGGAGTATGAGTCAACATTAAATAACACTCAGAAAACAGAAAAAAAACCTTCTGAAACGGTACGTAAAGTTGAAGAAGAAAGCGAAGATATTGTATTTGAAAAGAAAGTCGTTACGCCAGAAACTAATGAAACCCTCGAGAACGATGTAGATCCTATAAATGCACCTATTTCAGATTTGCTAAAAGAACGTGCTGCAGAGCGAAGACGTAAAATGAAAGACTTCAACTATAAATTCAATAACTCTAAAATTGATGACATAGAAAAAGTCCCAGCTTACAAACGTCAAGGTGTAAATTTAGACGAAGCAAAACATTCTTCTGAAAGTACGTCAATATCAAAAACAAGTATTAGTTCAGACGATAATGACGATATTCAGTTAAGAAGCAATAACTCCTTTTTACATGATAATGTAGATTAA
- a CDS encoding CBS domain-containing protein encodes MKIHAPISDIMTKKVITLKTTDDLETAELLFKTHNIRHIPVVNGNDIVGMLSYTDLLRISFADAVNEDDNTVESLVYNMFTIDQVMAKKLISVPPTATIKEVAEILAMREFHALPVLQERTIVGIVTTTDLIKYMLKQF; translated from the coding sequence ATGAAAATACATGCGCCTATTTCAGATATTATGACTAAAAAAGTCATTACACTAAAAACGACAGACGACTTAGAAACAGCCGAGCTCCTTTTTAAAACCCATAATATTCGTCATATACCTGTGGTAAATGGTAACGATATTGTAGGTATGTTAAGTTATACCGATTTACTACGTATAAGCTTTGCCGATGCTGTAAACGAAGACGATAATACGGTCGAATCTTTAGTTTACAATATGTTTACTATAGACCAAGTTATGGCTAAAAAACTAATTAGTGTGCCGCCAACAGCTACTATTAAAGAAGTCGCTGAAATTCTAGCTATGCGTGAGTTTCATGCCCTTCCTGTATTGCAAGAACGCACCATTGTAGGTATTGTAACAACAACAGACCTTATTAAGTATATGCTAAAGCAGTTTTAA
- a CDS encoding GatB/YqeY domain-containing protein, with product MSLQQDVMTAMKAAMKAKDQTALAALRSVKSAILLAQTETGAKEDLTEEQELKLLQKLVKQRKDSAAVYVEQNREDLAKPELEEADIISQFLPEALSEEEIEKVVVMVINDTNAEGMKDMGKVMGIVSKQLAGQADGKTISTIVKQKLAQ from the coding sequence ATGAGTTTACAACAAGATGTGATGACTGCCATGAAAGCAGCCATGAAAGCTAAAGACCAAACAGCCTTAGCAGCATTAAGATCGGTTAAATCGGCAATATTATTAGCACAAACCGAAACCGGTGCTAAAGAAGACTTAACAGAAGAGCAAGAATTAAAATTGTTGCAAAAACTAGTTAAGCAAAGAAAAGATAGTGCCGCAGTTTATGTAGAACAAAACAGAGAAGATTTAGCAAAGCCAGAATTGGAAGAAGCTGATATTATTTCGCAATTTTTACCAGAAGCATTATCTGAGGAAGAAATTGAAAAAGTGGTGGTAATGGTTATAAACGATACCAATGCCGAAGGTATGAAAGATATGGGTAAAGTTATGGGGATTGTTAGTAAGCAACTGGCAGGACAAGCTGATGGTAAAACCATATCGACTATAGTAAAACAAAAGTTAGCGCAATAA
- a CDS encoding nucleotidyltransferase family protein, with amino-acid sequence MRNLAHTYRVLSHIFSREASDSLLTTTLSPETELWDDLVTLASSHLTLPALYASLHSKNLQHLMPNDLNNYLAEISLMNRERNQALLSQINVLSDLFKQHHITHVFLKGSALLVSGIFNDTAERMLGDIDILIAPKQLTEAYALLLDNGYQKPPMTFGVDYFEHKHLPRLLPNELTGIGAVELHSKLFEHHSYTPLIADNILHHKQQIQGFSLPCWEHLLWHNILNWQYNDFGGLTNTLSFRSAYDTVIILNKHPYLLETPWPQNKSIERYFKIMRGYFSDVNAFQPNVNNWHARFYQFKLNYPKLLEHYNRTLKFCNRFPTLWDRFNMFVSNHTYRKLIWQDRKRILRLLFKY; translated from the coding sequence TTGAGAAACCTAGCCCATACATACCGTGTCCTGTCTCATATTTTTAGTCGAGAAGCATCTGATTCGCTCTTGACCACAACCTTATCTCCAGAAACAGAGCTATGGGATGACTTGGTGACATTAGCGAGTAGCCATTTAACCCTACCAGCGCTATACGCCAGTTTGCATAGCAAGAACTTGCAACACCTTATGCCTAATGATTTGAATAATTATTTAGCTGAGATTAGCCTAATGAATCGCGAACGTAATCAAGCCTTACTTAGTCAAATTAATGTGCTAAGTGACCTTTTTAAACAGCATCATATTACACATGTGTTTTTAAAAGGCAGTGCGCTTTTGGTATCGGGTATTTTTAACGATACTGCCGAGCGTATGTTGGGCGATATTGATATTTTAATAGCTCCAAAACAACTGACTGAAGCCTATGCGCTATTATTGGACAATGGCTACCAAAAACCACCCATGACCTTTGGTGTTGATTATTTTGAACATAAACATTTACCACGGTTATTACCAAATGAATTGACAGGTATAGGTGCTGTAGAATTACACAGTAAACTTTTTGAACACCATAGCTATACTCCTTTGATTGCAGACAACATCTTACACCATAAGCAGCAAATACAGGGTTTTTCGTTACCTTGTTGGGAGCACCTGTTATGGCACAATATTTTAAATTGGCAGTATAATGACTTTGGCGGCCTAACTAATACGTTAAGCTTTCGGTCAGCCTACGATACGGTAATTATACTAAACAAACACCCCTATTTACTAGAAACACCATGGCCACAAAATAAATCTATAGAGAGGTATTTTAAAATAATGCGTGGTTATTTTAGCGATGTGAATGCTTTTCAACCTAATGTTAACAATTGGCATGCGCGTTTCTACCAATTTAAACTAAATTACCCTAAACTTCTGGAACATTACAACAGAACGTTAAAGTTTTGTAATCGCTTCCCTACTTTATGGGATCGTTTTAATATGTTTGTTTCTAATCACACTTACCGTAAACTGATTTGGCAGGATAGAAAACGCATCTTACGCTTATTGTTTAAATACTAA